One stretch of Micromonospora echinospora DNA includes these proteins:
- a CDS encoding thioesterase II family protein, whose product MSLVSAGGASRWFGPAGSPAGDAQVFVFPYAGGVAASFAQWQELAEPELSVHVALMPGRGARLHEPPVDDLTEVVDQLATAVTERASGPFLLFGHSLGALVAFEVARELRRRGAPAPLALLVGGAEAPQTRLVRRRVHDLDDTGLIDALRDFGATPAGLLADRELMELVLPGVRADFALSERYAYRPEPPLDLPVHVLLGDGDEHVDPDRAAGWARECVTAPRRHVFPGGHFFLTDCEPEIIDLMRHIVVSHTAVPE is encoded by the coding sequence ATGTCCCTGGTGAGTGCGGGCGGCGCGAGCCGCTGGTTCGGGCCGGCCGGATCCCCGGCCGGGGACGCCCAGGTCTTCGTCTTCCCGTACGCCGGCGGCGTGGCGGCGTCGTTCGCGCAGTGGCAGGAGCTGGCCGAGCCGGAGCTGTCGGTGCACGTCGCGCTGATGCCGGGCCGGGGCGCCCGGCTGCACGAGCCGCCCGTCGACGACCTGACCGAGGTGGTGGACCAGCTGGCGACCGCCGTCACCGAGCGGGCGTCCGGACCGTTCCTGCTGTTCGGCCACAGCCTGGGGGCGCTCGTGGCGTTCGAGGTGGCCCGGGAGCTGCGCCGTCGCGGCGCACCCGCTCCGCTGGCGCTGCTCGTCGGCGGCGCGGAGGCGCCGCAGACCCGGCTGGTGCGGCGGCGCGTCCACGATCTCGACGACACCGGCCTGATCGACGCGTTGCGCGACTTCGGGGCCACGCCGGCCGGGCTGCTGGCCGACCGCGAGCTGATGGAGCTCGTCCTGCCGGGGGTACGGGCCGACTTCGCGCTGTCCGAGCGGTACGCCTACCGTCCCGAGCCGCCGCTGGACCTGCCGGTGCACGTGCTGCTCGGCGACGGCGACGAGCACGTGGACCCGGACCGGGCCGCCGGGTGGGCGCGGGAGTGCGTGACCGCGCCGCGGCGGCACGTCTTTCCCGGCGGGCATTTCTTCCTTACCGACTGTGAGCCGGAAATCATCGACCTAATGCGACACATCGTCGTCAGTCACACCGCTGTACCGGAATAG
- a CDS encoding methyltransferase domain-containing protein, translating to MNRPYLPSLVLRDYLHTVATLHPQLRELLDFGRPGAAEALAELAGTVSEFDSDSTGRGDSYRRAQRDTLVRWTGMRQLLELATPDAAAPVTLILDVLGGDGTVARAASSQSACFESKLAFITGDLSGHMVDKALAHGLPAVRQAAHFLFLRDAGVDAVLLAYGTHHIPARRRPQAVAEAARVVRPGGRIVLHDFDESSPMAGFFGEVVHPHASGGHDYRHFSRAELTGLFAAAGLPVRVVDLYDPLIVRADTAESAYAGMRDYVGDMYGVREFFATLTDDEVWRLLTRHFDHTRYLAGIGGPGDVPARPLVYRADGQFVAEVPRMAIVAVATRTA from the coding sequence ATGAACCGGCCGTACCTTCCGTCCCTGGTCCTGCGCGATTACCTGCACACCGTGGCGACCCTCCACCCGCAACTGCGCGAGCTGCTCGACTTCGGGCGTCCGGGCGCGGCCGAGGCGCTGGCGGAGCTGGCCGGCACGGTGAGCGAGTTCGACAGCGACTCCACCGGCCGGGGCGACTCGTACCGCCGCGCGCAGCGGGACACGCTGGTGCGCTGGACCGGCATGCGGCAACTGCTGGAGCTGGCCACTCCGGACGCCGCCGCGCCGGTCACCCTCATCCTCGACGTGCTCGGCGGCGACGGCACGGTGGCACGCGCCGCGAGCAGCCAGTCCGCCTGCTTCGAGTCGAAACTGGCGTTCATCACCGGCGACCTGTCCGGCCACATGGTCGACAAGGCGCTCGCGCACGGCCTGCCCGCCGTACGCCAGGCCGCGCACTTCCTGTTCCTGCGCGACGCCGGCGTGGACGCGGTGCTGCTCGCCTACGGCACCCACCACATCCCGGCGCGCCGACGGCCGCAGGCGGTGGCGGAGGCGGCCCGGGTGGTCCGCCCGGGCGGCCGGATCGTGCTGCACGACTTCGACGAGTCCAGCCCGATGGCCGGGTTCTTCGGCGAGGTGGTGCACCCGCACGCCTCCGGCGGCCACGACTACCGGCACTTCAGCCGCGCGGAGCTGACCGGCCTGTTCGCCGCGGCCGGGCTGCCGGTGCGCGTCGTCGACCTGTACGACCCGCTGATCGTGCGCGCCGACACCGCCGAGTCCGCGTACGCGGGGATGCGCGACTACGTCGGCGACATGTACGGCGTGCGGGAGTTCTTCGCCACGCTGACCGACGACGAGGTGTGGCGGTTGCTGACGCGCCACTTCGACCACACCCGCTACCTGGCCGGCATCGGCGGCCCCGGCGACGTCCCGGCCCGGCCGCTGGTCTATCGGGCCGACGGGCAGTTCGTCGCCGAGGTGCCCCGGATGGCGATCGTCGCGGTCGCGACGAGGACGGCGTGA